From the genome of Thermosynechococcus sp. NK55a:
ATCAGGGAAACATCGTGATCATCTAATAAAGAGAGGGCATCTAGCGCATTTGTAGCACTGATGACTTCATAGCGATCGCTAAGGGCACGGCGAATCATGGCCTGTACAATCGGACTGTCGTCCACCGTTAAAACAACAGGCGACTTGACACAAGTGGCCGCTGTGGTCACAAATCCTAGCAGACCATCCTTAACCCAGTGCATATAGAGGGATGCTAAAGCTAAAGAGTCTTTGTAAGTTCCCTCAGCAATGTCAGCAATAGTTCTGTCACCCGTGACCCAAGTCTTGAGATGATGCAGGGTAGCTTCGTGGTGGATTGCATCTAAGGCCCCTGCATGCACGCAAGGGATGGCTTCTAGGGAAGGAATGGTCGGATAAAACTGTTGCCAAAGATATTTGCGACTCTCAATCTGCTGTAAAATGACTTCTGGGTCAATTCCATGACCATCATCGCCGTAGCATAGATCACAACTGGCGTCCGTTTGCAACTGGACAGAGCAACTGTAGGGAGCCAAGCGTTCTAAAAGCACCGTTGAGCGTTGAATCATTTTTTTTCAATACTCTCCCAACTCAGTGCTTGTATCCTGATGACTGCTTCTAAATGAGAGCGATGGGAGGCATTTTTTGTGCGACTACGGGCATACTCAATCAGGGTGTCCATAAAGGCCACCTTGAGCATTTTCCCTAACAGGTGTAGGAGGTCGGCAGGGCTAGGAAGATGAGCCTCTACAAAGGTCAATCCGCCCTGGTAGCAGCCAAGATAATACACTAATTGACGTTGTATTTCTGGGATCGTTGCTGCTACCTTCAAAATACCAGTAAATTCCTGGAATTTAATTGTTTCTAGCAGCTTTGGTAAGGGTAGGACAGCCTCTAAAGACTCACTAGGCCGGTAGACAGTCATATTTTCAAAAGCCTGCATGGCCCCTCCTTGTGAACACAATGGATACTTGTCAGAAGTAAAAATTTAGTCCCCCACCCTGCTGCTCAGAATAGCTGATTAGCAGATTGATTTGGCTAGGTCAATCTTAAGGCAAGTATTCATGAGGTGAGTGTATTGAAAGTTACATTCATCATTACTTTGTACTTCTTGTCTTTACTGAGTTTTTCTGACTTCCGCTCTTGAGATTAAAACTAGGTTAATGCGAGGAATTTCACCACACTCCTAGGCTCGTGGGATAGATATGGCGGTAATCTGTCTCAGGTAATGACGCAGCAGTGCTACCGTAACCCCTTGGCGAAA
Proteins encoded in this window:
- a CDS encoding response regulator, with protein sequence MIQRSTVLLERLAPYSCSVQLQTDASCDLCYGDDGHGIDPEVILQQIESRKYLWQQFYPTIPSLEAIPCVHAGALDAIHHEATLHHLKTWVTGDRTIADIAEGTYKDSLALASLYMHWVKDGLLGFVTTAATCVKSPVVLTVDDSPIVQAMIRRALSDRYEVISATNALDALSLLDDHDVSLIILDVTMPEMDGFDFCRTIRKIEKFKHIPVIMLTAKDGLIDRARGHMAGTNAYLTKPVDRELLLSTIEKLI